The Andreesenia angusta genome contains the following window.
CACTAAGGGAAAGTAGTCATTTTTAATTGTTTTAAGCCAGATTCTTACTTCTCTCCAACTTTGTTTTCTTGGTCTCCAGCTCCTGCCCATGCATCTATTCCAGCGTCTATAGCTGAAGTGAACTCGTCTATAGTCATAACCTTAGTGAATATGCTTAGGTCAACTAGTCCGTGCTCGTGCTGAGCTTGGTCCTTAGAGTGTACTCCGTCGCTAAGAGTTATAACTCTGTAAGCTAGTGCAAGTGCGTCAGCTGCAGTTGATCTAACACATACGTTAGTCCAAACTCCAGTAACAACAACTGTGTCTAGGCTCTCTTCTCTTAGGTATAGGTCTAGGTCTGTGTGCCAGAATGAAGAGTGTCTTCTCTTAGGTATAGTGTACTCTTCTCCTTCTGGGTAAAGCTCTTTTATGAAGTCTGATCCCCATGATCCTTTTATAGCGTGTACTGGTCTAACTCTGAAGTC
Protein-coding sequences here:
- a CDS encoding cysteine hydrolase family protein, with product MSNQHRYGIIVIDMLNDFIGEKAPLRCPGGEEIVPNLQKLFKWVRERNAGGKDDVQLIHIQEAHRKNDADFRVRPVHAIKGSWGSDFIKELYPEGEEYTIPKRRHSSFWHTDLDLYLREESLDTVVVTGVWTNVCVRSTAADALALAYRVITLSDGVHSKDQAQHEHGLVDLSIFTKVMTIDEFTSAIDAGIDAWAGAGDQENKVGEK